The Butyrivibrio fibrisolvens genome window below encodes:
- a CDS encoding 6-phosphofructokinase, translating into MANNKKRNVIVGQSGGPTAAINSSLAGVYRTAKDRGYNKVYGMLHGVQGLLEGRYVDLSEHIQSGLDAELLKRTPSAYLGSCRYKLPGINENKEVYEKIFDILEKLEIDCFIYIGGNDSMDTIKKLSDYAIVFGSDIRFVGCPKTIDNDLALTDHTPGYGSAAKYIGTSVKEIIRDGWSLETAHGQVMVVEIMGRNAGWLTGAAALSKSEDCDGPDAIYLPELPFDIQAFIDKCKELLKKKASVVVAVSEGIHTADGKYICEMDNDPDYVDAFGHKQLTGTARYLCSVLAAEIGCKTRAIELSTLQRAASHCASRVDILEAYEVGGAAMKAADEGDTGKMVVIKRLSDDPYQAGTEVKDVHKIANDERLVPRNWITKDGTYVTNEFITYVRPLIQGDVSPIMVDGIPRHLYRKGFQDLL; encoded by the coding sequence ATGGCAAACAACAAAAAGCGTAATGTTATTGTTGGTCAGTCAGGAGGACCCACCGCTGCAATTAATTCATCTCTTGCGGGTGTCTACAGGACGGCCAAGGACAGGGGCTACAACAAAGTCTATGGTATGCTTCATGGCGTACAGGGGCTCCTTGAGGGCAGATACGTAGATCTGTCAGAGCACATTCAGTCAGGACTTGATGCGGAACTCTTAAAGAGAACACCTTCTGCATACCTTGGTTCCTGCAGATACAAACTCCCCGGAATCAATGAGAATAAAGAAGTCTATGAGAAGATTTTTGATATCCTCGAAAAGCTTGAGATCGACTGCTTCATATATATTGGCGGTAACGACTCAATGGATACTATCAAAAAGCTTTCTGATTATGCGATCGTATTTGGATCTGACATTCGCTTCGTTGGATGCCCTAAGACCATTGATAACGATCTGGCTCTTACAGACCATACACCAGGATACGGTTCTGCAGCCAAATATATCGGAACTTCTGTCAAAGAGATCATCCGTGATGGATGGAGCCTTGAAACTGCACATGGTCAGGTTATGGTCGTAGAGATCATGGGCCGTAATGCGGGCTGGCTTACAGGTGCAGCTGCACTTTCTAAGAGTGAAGATTGTGATGGACCTGATGCTATCTATCTTCCTGAACTTCCATTTGATATTCAGGCATTTATTGATAAGTGTAAAGAGCTTCTTAAGAAAAAAGCTTCTGTTGTAGTTGCTGTTTCTGAAGGTATACATACTGCTGATGGCAAGTACATCTGTGAGATGGACAATGATCCAGATTATGTAGATGCATTTGGTCATAAGCAGCTTACAGGTACTGCAAGATATCTGTGCAGCGTTCTTGCAGCAGAGATTGGTTGTAAGACACGTGCTATTGAGCTGTCAACTCTTCAGCGTGCGGCAAGCCACTGTGCATCTCGTGTTGATATCCTTGAAGCTTATGAAGTAGGCGGCGCAGCTATGAAGGCTGCTGATGAGGGCGACACAGGCAAGATGGTTGTCATCAAGAGACTTTCTGATGATCCTTATCAGGCAGGAACTGAGGTCAAGGACGTTCACAAGATTGCTAATGATGAAAGGCTTGTTCCACGAAACTGGATAACAAAAGACGGAACATATGTAACCAATGAATTTATCACATATGTAAGGCCGCTTATTCAAGGTGATGTTAGCCCTATTATGGTTGACGGTATTCCTCGTCATCTATATAGAAAGGGATTCCAGGATTTGCTCTGA
- a CDS encoding carbon starvation protein A encodes MISFLLCLVIMIAGYFTYGKFVDNIFGPDDRETPAVAINDGVDYVVMPQWKLFLVQLLNIAGLGPIFGALQGALWGPIVFLWITFGTIFAGAVHDYFSGMLSERNNGDSIAEVTGTYLGPVMKTILRVFSVVLLVMVGTVFAVGPAGLLVKLLTEKGVSGVFAQTTVWLGIILVYYFIATFISIDKIIGRIYPIFGICLIAMAVGVIIGIPVHGYHIPEIFSHFSNMHPSATPVWSFMFITVACGAISGFHSTQSPLMARCLKSERQGHFVFYGAMVAEGCIALVWAAAGCAVYEATGGLSTGLAEILQGGQSVAIYDVSVKTMGSVGVILAMIGVVICPITSGDTAFRSARYALADWMNFDQGSFKNRLMLTVPVLGVGAFLGFGNTLGFLSYQVIWRYFSWTNQTLAMIVLWSAAMYLVKEHKNYWIAAAPATFMSAVSATYFVMAPECLGLIPALKNNTSVAYPAGIIIAALFLGLFLRAASKRSNNSTKKNGRRTA; translated from the coding sequence ATGATAAGCTTTTTGCTATGTCTGGTAATAATGATCGCAGGATATTTCACTTATGGTAAATTTGTTGACAATATCTTCGGCCCGGATGACCGCGAGACGCCGGCAGTTGCGATTAATGACGGCGTTGACTATGTTGTAATGCCTCAGTGGAAGCTTTTTTTAGTTCAGCTTCTTAACATTGCCGGACTAGGTCCCATTTTTGGCGCGTTACAGGGCGCATTGTGGGGACCAATTGTTTTTCTGTGGATCACATTTGGTACGATTTTTGCAGGAGCAGTTCATGATTATTTTTCAGGAATGCTTTCAGAACGCAACAATGGAGATTCTATCGCAGAAGTAACCGGAACATATCTTGGACCGGTTATGAAGACAATTTTAAGAGTGTTCTCTGTAGTACTTCTTGTAATGGTTGGAACTGTTTTTGCAGTAGGTCCTGCCGGACTTCTTGTAAAGCTGCTTACTGAAAAAGGTGTATCAGGAGTATTTGCTCAGACTACAGTCTGGCTTGGAATAATTCTTGTATATTACTTTATCGCAACTTTTATTTCAATTGATAAAATCATAGGACGAATCTATCCAATATTCGGAATATGTCTGATTGCAATGGCAGTTGGCGTTATAATCGGTATCCCTGTACATGGATATCATATTCCGGAGATCTTTAGTCATTTTTCTAACATGCATCCGTCAGCAACTCCTGTTTGGAGCTTTATGTTCATAACAGTTGCCTGCGGAGCGATTTCAGGTTTTCATTCGACACAGTCTCCTCTTATGGCAAGATGTCTTAAGAGTGAGAGACAGGGACATTTCGTATTCTACGGTGCCATGGTTGCAGAAGGCTGCATCGCATTGGTATGGGCAGCTGCAGGTTGTGCAGTTTATGAAGCAACCGGTGGACTGTCAACAGGACTTGCAGAGATCCTTCAGGGTGGACAGTCAGTTGCTATCTACGATGTAAGTGTTAAGACAATGGGCAGTGTGGGTGTTATCCTTGCAATGATAGGTGTAGTTATATGCCCTATCACATCAGGAGATACAGCATTCCGTTCAGCAAGATATGCACTTGCGGACTGGATGAATTTTGATCAGGGATCATTTAAGAACAGACTGATGCTTACAGTACCTGTACTAGGTGTAGGAGCATTTCTTGGATTTGGAAATACATTAGGATTCCTTAGCTATCAGGTTATCTGGAGATATTTCAGCTGGACCAACCAGACATTGGCTATGATAGTTCTCTGGTCAGCAGCAATGTACCTTGTCAAAGAACATAAGAACTACTGGATAGCAGCAGCTCCAGCGACTTTCATGAGCGCAGTTTCTGCAACATATTTTGTTATGGCTCCTGAGTGTCTGGGACTTATCCCTGCACTTAAGAATAATACAAGTGTTGCATATCCTGCAGGTATAATCATAGCAGCACTGTTCCTTGGACTTTTTCTTCGTGCAGCTTCGAAAAGAAGTAACAATAGCACCAAAAAAAATGGACGTAGAACAGCATAA